Genomic segment of Cytobacillus suaedae:
AATCAAGTGGAATTACAATTAATTCAGTCATTGTTTGACATATTTCAACGTGAGCGATTTGTTACCTTATCAACAGTTGATTATGAAACTGGAGGACCCAATGTAAATGCAATATCATGGGTATTTGCCCCAGACAAAAAGAGGATTTACGTTGCAATTGATAATCGGTCAAGGATTGTTGAGAACATACTCAAGAATTCTCTTGTTGTTTTAAATGTAACAGCCATTGAATCAAATTTTTCGATTAGTGGAAAAGCAAGTATTAAAGCAGAGAAAATGGAGGGTGTACCTCTAAAGCTAGCACTTATTGAAATATTGATTAATGAAGTTCGTGATGTGATGTTTTATGGTTCGAAAATCTCAGTAGAACCAGAATATGAAAAAACATACGATGTTACAGCTGCTGAAAAATTGGATAAACAAGTAATGGATGCAATGAAAAGATATGCTGTATAAAAAAAGGCTGCCTTAATGGAAAAACCGTTAAGCAGCCTTTATTACACTATTGTCGATTATTCATATGATTTTTAGATTGATCTTGTTGTTCTTTATCTAACTTCTTTTCTTCCTTAGGATTAAGTTGGTTTTCATTTTGTTCTGTAGGATTTGCATTATCATTATCGATAATATCACTTGGTACATCAGGTATGATTCTGCCAACTATTTGAGCTAGCTCATCCAGAACACCAACGATTGGACGACCATTTTGGATTTCTTGACCCATTTGTCTTAGTCTTTCAAAAGTATCAGCATCTGCAACTACCACAGCATTCGCCCCATAAGGGTCATGCTGTAAACTTTCAGCCACCGAATATTTTATAGACTCTACACGTGAACGATCTAACTTTGCGTTCACATCAATACCAACAACAGCGAAATTACCAAGTACAACTGCAGTCGCGTCATTTACATTTGGTATACTTGAGGCTAGTTCCACTAAATGCTCTGAGATCTCTTGCCCTGTTTTTCTGTCAATATAATCATCCGCTGTGTTTTTTACATGAATTCTATTATCGTTACCTTCATCTGCATTTTGATTCGCACCACAGCCAGCTAGGATGAAGGCAATAGGAATGATAATTGTAAGTAATCTTTTCAACACTTTCCCTCCTCAAATAAAATTCCTTATTACTTCTAGGTTTAGGTGCCTAGACTAAGTTTTTCTTATTTTATTGTTTAATAATTCTTCTATCTTTATACATGCTCTCATATATTTTTATCAACGGTCCGTCCAACAGAGGTAACCAGGTTGCAAGGAGTCCTTATAAAACATATCCTATATAAATTGAATTTTTTGTTTGAAATAAAAAGGAGTTTGTCAATTTATTGCTTCCGATTGGTCGGACACCTGTTTCACTCCCTTTACAAACAGAAAAAAATAATAGGGTAGGAGGCGGAAGTTTGAGTAAAATATATGTTCTAGATACAAATGTACTATTGCAAGATCCGCATTCAATATTTTCTTTTGAAGACAATGAGGTTGTTATACCAGCTGTTGTCCTTGAAGAGGTTGATTCGAAAAAACGTTATATGGATGAAATTGGGAGAAATGCACGTCATGTATCTAAATTAATCGATCGTATGCGTGAAACAGGGAAATTGCATGAAAGGATTCCATTAGAAAATGGTGGAGTATTAAGGATTGAACTAAACCATCGATCTTTCCATCAACTTCAAGAAATATTTGTAGAAAAAACAAATGATAATCGCATATTAGCAGTAGCAAAAAATTTATCACTAGAAGAGCAAGCGAAGGAAAATGGAAGATCTGTCATATTGGTTAGTAAGGATACTCTTGTAAGGGTTAAAGCGGATGCTTTGGGTTTACAAGCGGAGGACTTTTTAAGTGACCGTGTAGTTGAAGTAGATCATATATACACTGGAGAGTTAACTCTTTATTTAAATACGGATTTGCTTAATCGTTTTTATGAAAAAGGGGAGTTAAATTTATCTGAATTGGCGAACCATCCTTTTTATCCAAATCAGTTTATCGTAATGAAAGATGCGTTAGGTACTTCTTCTTCAGCTATAGGTATTGTTGATCATATTGGAAAAAAAGTTAAAAAACTGGTCTTCAATCATGATCATATATGGGGAATTAAATCAAGAAATGCTCAACAGTCTATGGCCTTTGAACTTCTATTACGTGACGATATTCCACTGGTTACCTTAATCGGAAAAGCTGGTACAGGGAAAACGTTGCTAGCGCTAGCTGCTGGATTATTGCAAACTGAAGACCTAGGGAAATTTAAGAAGTTGTTGGTAGCAAGACCTATCGTTCCCGTTGGGAAGGATCTTGGTTATTTACCAGGCGAGAAACAAGAAAAGTTAAGACCTTGGATGCAGCCAATCTTCGACAACCTAGAGTATTTATTTAATACCAAAAAGCCAGGAGAACTCGATGCTATTTTGGCAGGAATGGGGTCAATTGAAGTAGAGGCTCTAACGTATATTAGAGGTAGAAGTATTCCAGAACAATACATCATTATTGATGAAGCACAAAACCTTACGAAGCATGAGGTAAAAACCATTCTAACAAGGGTTGGAGATAGAAGTAAAATTGTTCTAATGGGAGATCCAGAACAAATTGACCATCCTTACCTCGACGAATATAATAATGGACTTACCTATGTTTTAGAAAAATTTAAAGATCAGAAGATAGCTGGACATATTAAATTAGTAAAGGGAGAAAGATCTGGTCTAGCACAACTTGCAGCAGATATATTATAAGCAGAAAAAATGAGCCTATAGTGGCTCATTTTTTATTCAATCCTAAATTTAATAATATCCTTAATAGGTTCATGCTGATTTGAGCCATCCCCAAAGTAGAAGTGAATGGGTCCGTCCTCCCTAAGAGGCTTTCCTTCTTTTGAAAAACCGAGTATAGAGTCATAGGCCTCCTCTAATGGAACTTTAATTTCACCATTCTTTGTTTCAATGTGTAATGAAGACGAACCTTCTTGTGGTCCTGCATTCTTAATGAAATTTCGAAAGGGGATTCCAAAAGTACCCTTAAGGATTTGTTCTTTCTTGTATTTTGTTTCAGTTTTTAAAGTAGGCGGATAGATAGCCCCTTCTTGTATCTCTCGGTCCCAGTGTTTCGAGACGGATTTTGTATACTCTTCTAATTCATCTACCACTGTATGAGTTGAAGTGAAATAAGTGGTTAGATTCACTTTTCGGTCGTCGAAAATCCAGACACCAGGATCAAGAGTTATTTTAAAATCTACCTTGCCTTCAAGCATAACGATCGAGTTCAATTTATTGCACCAGCCTTTCATTTATTAGTATAAATTTATTAGCTAGTTTTGTCACTTAAATACCATGTTGACTCTAGCAGGAATTCCTATCTAGCAGTATGCAAAAATACTAGAGTCTATTCAATTTCTCTTGCAATTTTATGGTTTTCACGTTAATATTTATAGATAGGATTAGGTAATCGCTCGGAACGGAGGGGTTTAAAATGACATCTGAAATCGTTATCAACCATCGCGAAAAAGCATATGCTCTTCTTAAAGCTGATGCTGATAAAATACTAAAATTGATTAAGGTCCAAATGGATAATTTAACTATGCCTCAATGTCCATTGTATGAGGAAGTTTTAGATACACAAATGTTTGGATTATCACGGGAAATAGATTTTGCTGTCCGACTTGGTCTTGTTGAAGAATTGGATGGAAAAGAATTACTTGATAAGTTAGAGCGAGAATTATCTGCACTTCATGAGTCTTCTGTAAGAAAATAGTAGTACAAGTAAAAGGTATAAAAAAACGATTAGAAAACTCAAACTATTCTTATGGAGGATAGTTTGAGTTTTTTTACAACTATTTATCTATATGCCACATAGCCCGTTGGAAAGTTAAAATTTAAAAGGATTTAATCAATTTAAATAGAAGTAATTAATACATAGTATTTATTTGATTACCAAGAGGACGATGCGTAATGTTTAAAAAAATTATAAAATCTTATGATTATACCTTACTAATAGCTATTTGTATGCTTTGTTTTTTTGGTTTAGTTATGGTGTATAGTTCGAGCATGGTATTTGCTGCTTCCCATCCTAAGATTAATAATCCTGAGTTTTTCTACGACAGACAAAAACTATCGATGATAATTGGTTTTTTAGGTCTTCTAGCAGCGATGATTTTTCCATATAAGGCCTATGCTAGTTCAAAACTATTATCTTTAATCGTCTTTGGTTCTATAGGAATGCTATTATTAGTTGCTGCATTTGGAGCAACTGCAAACAATGCCCAAAGTTGGTTGAAGCTTGGAACTAGGGGAATTCAGCCTTCTGAATTCACAAAACTTAGTGTAATCATTTATTTAGCGGCAGTATATGCTAAAAAACAATCATACATAAACGATTTAAATAGAGCTGTACTCCCTCCAATTTTATTTACAGTAGGTATATGTGTTTTCGTGGCAATTCAGCCTGATATAGGAACGGCTTTTATTATTAGTTTGATCGCTGGCACGATAATCGTGTGCTCAGGAATGGGCATTAAAAACATAATAAAACTATTATTTTTTGCCCTTACACTTGTAGGTATCTTGACTCCGTTAATCTTGCTGAAAAGAGAGTCTATCTTTACTACAGAGAGAATATCTAGATTTCAGGGCTATTTAGATCCATTCCTTCATCAAGGGGATGCAGGTTACCAATTGATAAATTCCTATGTTGCAATGGGTTCAGGAGGAATTACAGGTTTAGGGTTGGGGCAAAGCATTCAAAAGTTTGGTTATTTACCTGAAGCTCATACTGATTTTATAATGGCTGTTATTGCAGAAGAGTTAGGTTTATTTGGAGTTCTATTCGTCATCTTTTTATTGGCATTTATTATTTTTAAAGGATTACTGCTTGCTAGGAAGTGTACAGATCCATTTGGTAGTTTACTAGCCATCGGAATCTCTTCTATGTTAGCCATTCAAACGTTTATTAATCTTGGAGGTTTAACTGGTCTAATCCCAATCACAGGTGTTACATTACCGTTTATTAGTTATGGTGGATCCTCCATAATCTTACTGTTGCTTTGTATGGGAATTCTTTTAAATGTATCAATGTTTGTAAACTATGAGAAGAATTATAAAAAAGAAACTGTCCCTCAAACGGTAAATGAACCAAAATTCAAAAACAATCGTTATTCTTATTAACGATTATGTTTCTGAATGTGTTATACTATTTTTAATTATGATATACTAATAGAAAAATTAGAGGAGGAACAGAATGGGAAATCGCATCCAGAAAGTATTAGTTGCCAATCGTGGAGAAATTGCAATTCGTGTTTTTCGAGCTTGCACTGAATTAAATATTCGTACAGTTGCTATTTATTCTAAGGAAGATGCCGGTGCCTATCATCGATATAAAGCTGATGAAGCTTATTTGATTGGTGAGGGAAAAAAACCAATTGATGCTTATTTAGATATTGAAGGAATCATTGAAATTGCTAAAAAGAATAAGGTCGATGCAATTCACCCAGGCTATGGATTTTTGTCAGAGAATATAAACTTTGCAAAGAGATGTGAAGAAGAGGGGATTACGTTTATAGGCCCTAAATCCTCGCATCTAGATATGTTTGGGGATAAGGTAAAAGCAAGAAAACAGGCGCAGTTAGCCAATATTCCTGTTATACCTGGAAGTGATGGGCCTGTATCAAAGTTAGAGGATGTTGTTAGGTTTGGAGAACAAGTAGGTTATCCGATTATTATCAAAGCCTCACTAGGTGGTGGTGGCCGTGGTATGAGGATTGTTCGTAGTCAATCTAGCGTTAAAGAATCTTATGAACGAGCTAAATCAGAAGCAAAAGCTGCTTTTGGAAATGACGAAGTTTATGTTGAAAAATTAATAGAGAATCCAAAGCACATTGAAGTACAGATCTTAGGAGATGCTGATGGAAATATTATTCATCTGTATGAAAGAGATTGCTCGGTTCAGAGACGTCATCAGAAAGTAGTAGAAATTGCACCAAGCGTTTCGTTGTCGGAAGAGCTACGCCAAAAAATATGTGAATCAGCTGTTTCATTAATGAAAAATGTACAATACATAAATGCAGGTACTGTAGAGTATTTAGTTTCTGGAGAAGAATTTTACTTTATAGAAGTAAACCCAAGAATCCAAGTTGAACACACCATAACAGAAATGATTACTGGGATAGACATTGTTCAATCGCAAATTAAGATTGCGGAAGGTCATTCTCTTCACAGTAAAGAGGTTAGTATTCCTCTTCAATCTGATATAACAACTCATGGTTATGCCATTCAGTCAAGGGTGACAACAGAGGACCCATTAAATAACTTCATGCCGGATACTGGTAAGATTACCGTGTATCGTTCGGGTGGTGGGTTTGGTGTAAGATTAGATGCAGGAAATGGTTTCCAAGGTGCAGTGATTACACCGTATTATGATTCATTATTAGTTAAGCTTTCCACTCATGCCTTAACATTTGAACAAGCTGCAGCTAAAATGATCAGAAATTTGAAAGAGTTCAGAATACGAGGAATCAAAACGAATATTCCATTTTTAGAGAATGTTATTAAACATGAAAAGTTTATGAACGGAGAGTACAATACTTCTTTTATTGATTCATCTCCTGAACTTTTTATCTTCCCAGAGAGTAAAGACCGTGGGACAAAAATGCTATCTTATATCGGAACTGTTACGGTTAATGGCTTTCCAGGAGTTGAGCAGAGGAAAAAGCCTGTTTTTGCTAAACCGAGAATACCTAACATTCAATATTCGGAACCAATTCCTAGTGGAACAAAGCAAATCCTTGATCAAAATGGAGCAGATGGTCTAGTGTCGTGGGTTAAGGATCAAAATAAAGTTCTCTTAACAGATACCACTTTCCGTGATGCACATCAATCTTTATTAGCAACACGTATTAGAACGAATGACCTTGCAAAAATTGCAGAGCCAACGGCAAGAATGCTACCAGAACTATTTTCTTTAGAAATGTGGGGTGGAGCGACATTTGATGTAGCTTACCGCTTTTTAAAAGAAGATCCTTGGGATAGATTATTAACATTGCGTGAGCAAGCACCGAATGTCTTATTCCAAATGCTACTTAGAGCTTCAAACGCAGTTGGTTATAAAAATTATCCTGATAATGTAATAAAGGAGTTTGTCGATAACTCTGCTTCTGCAGGTATTGATGTCTTTAGAATATTTGATAGCTTAAACTGGATTAAAGGAATGATGCCTGCAATCGAGGCAGTACGAGATAGCGGGAAAATCGTAGAAGCAACCATATGCTATACAGGTGATATAAGCGATTCATCAAGAACTAAATATAACCTACATTATTATAAAGAGCTTGCAAAGGAACTAGAAAAATCCGGAGCTCATATTCTAGGAATAAAGGATATGGCAGGTCTATTAAAGCCAGAATCTTCTTATACCCTTATTTCAGCTTTGAAGGAAACGGTAAATATTCCTATCCACCTTCATACCCATGATACGAGTGGGAACGGTATTATGACTTATGCAAGGGCAATTGAAGCAGGTGTAGACATTGTAGATGTAGCTATAAGCTCAATGGCTGGACTTACTTCACAGCCTAGTATGAATACACTATATTATGCTCTAGAGGGTACAAAGCGTAAGCCAGACGTTAATATTAAAGCTTTGGAACAGCTTTCTCACTATTGGGAAGATGTTAGAAAGTATTATATTGACTTTGAGAGTGGTATGAACTCTCCTCATACTGAGGTCTACATGCATGAAATGCCAGGAGGTCAGTATAGTAATTTACAGCAGCAGGCTAAAGCAGTAGGACTAAGTGACCGTTGGGATGAGGTTAAAGAAATGTACCGACGTGTAAATGATATGTTCGGTGACATTGTAAAGGTAACTCCATCTTCAAAAGTCGTAGGGGATATGGCTTTATACATGGTTCAAAATAATTTGAGCGAAGACGATATATACAATAGAGGAGAGACGTTAGATTATCCGGACTCCGTAGTTGAGTTATTTGAAGGATATTTAGGTCAGCCTCACGGTGGCTTCCCTAAAGAATTACAACGTATTATCTTAAAGGGGAAAGAGCCTATAACAGTACGTCCAGGAGAGCTGTTAGAACCTGTAGATTTTACTAAGCAAAAAGAACATCTTTTCCATACTCTTGGCCGACAAGTAACAAGTTTTGAGATAATATCCCATGCGTTATATCCAAAGGTATTCATGGACTACCACAAAACTTTTGATTTGTACGGAGATATCTCAATGCTTGATACACCGACCTTTTTATATGGAATGAGACTTGGGGAAGAGATTGAGGTAGAAATTGAAAAAGGAAAAACTCTAATTGTTAAGTTAGTCTCTATAGGAGAGCCACAGGCAGACGGAATGAGAATAGTGTATTTCGAGCTAAATGGTCAGCCGAGGGAAGTTCTTGTAAAGGATGAAAATATCAAAGTAACGGCTGTAGTGAAACAAAAGGCAAATAGAGATAACCCTGAACACATTGGTGCATCAATGCCAGGAACAGTTATAAAAGTGTTAGTAAATAAAGGTGAAAAGGTCAGCAAGGGTGACCATCTAATGATTACAGAAGCAATGAAGATGGAAACTACTGTACAGGCACCATTTGCAGGAACTGTTAAAGACATTTATGTTGCAAATGGAGAATCTATTAAAACAGGGGATTTATTAATAGAAGTAACTAAATAAATAATTTAAAAACCAGAGGCTCAAAGCTCCTCTGGTTTTTTGTGTTAACTAATATTAAACTTATCTGTTTTTGAATTCTTAAGAGATAATTCGTTCTTTTTACTTCTAGATGTTAACAGGAGTAGATAACTTAATACCCCAAATAAACATGCAATGATTAAAGCGTGTGCTAATGCAACAAAAAGGTTAAGTCTTGTTAACACTACTATTGCACCAGAAAGTACCTGTAAACTAACAAGAGTAAATGCAATTATCCAGCCCCAGTAAATAACACTTTGATGTTTATGATATTTAATAGCACGGAGCATTGCGATAAAAATCCATATGAAGATTAATCCTGCTGCAAAACGATGACCCATTTGAACCCACTCATGGGTCTGAGTCGGAAATCCGAGTTGGTTGTAATTACAAACCGGCCAATCAGGACATGCTAGGCTTGCCCCTTTATGTCGAACATAAGCACCAGAATATACAACAACATAGCTATATAAAATAATACCAACAATATGGAATTTCATTTTTGCATTAATAATAAGTGACTCAGCATTAAACTTCTTATCAACTTCAAATATTAATAGGGTTAATAGTAAAACAGACGCAAACGAAATTAAGGAAATTCCAAAATGTAAGGCTAATACGGCGTCAGACTGACCCCACATTACAGCAGCAGCACCAATTAATGCCTGTAATACTAAGAAGAAAAAGGATATAAGAGCTAGAAATTTGGTTTCTCGAATATGCCCAATTGCTTTCCATGCCCAAATCGATAGGATTAATACCATGATCCCAACGGATCCAGAAACAAGACGGTGGCTTAATTCAATTAATAATTCAGGAGTAATGTTACTTGGGACAAATTCCCCGTGACACAAAGGCCAGGAATCACCGCAACCTTCTCCTGACTCAGTTTTCGTTACTAATGCCCCACCAATAAGAACGAATAACATACCAAGTGTAGTTAATACTGCGAACCATTTCAGCATTCGATGCAATATATTCACCTTCCAACTTACTAATACATCGTTTCATGATCGTCTATGCAATGAATGATTAGTAATAGTTTTATCAAATTCCATCTCTACAATAATATACAATTTTCGATGGTTAATCAAAGATAAAATTTAACAACTGTCGATATTGCAGAGAGTCATCTAAACATACACTATAATTATAGTAAAAAAATATAATGTAATTATTTCAAAAGTAGTTGATTTATCATTTTTAATTTGCTAGAAATAGAAGAGTAGATTTGGGGTTATTAATAAATAGACAGGGGCAAAAGTGTTTTCCTCACTAGTGTTTTAAACATTTACACCTTGTATATAGTGTTAAATTCAATCTTGTCTAAACTCGAAAAAATATATTTTATTAGTAGATTAAATCGCATATAATAAGAATGAATCTTGGGTCACAATTTAGACAAAAATTATTCATAAAGTGTTCACAA
This window contains:
- a CDS encoding YlaN family protein, giving the protein MTSEIVINHREKAYALLKADADKILKLIKVQMDNLTMPQCPLYEEVLDTQMFGLSREIDFAVRLGLVEELDGKELLDKLERELSALHESSVRK
- a CDS encoding FtsW/RodA/SpoVE family cell cycle protein, whose translation is MFKKIIKSYDYTLLIAICMLCFFGLVMVYSSSMVFAASHPKINNPEFFYDRQKLSMIIGFLGLLAAMIFPYKAYASSKLLSLIVFGSIGMLLLVAAFGATANNAQSWLKLGTRGIQPSEFTKLSVIIYLAAVYAKKQSYINDLNRAVLPPILFTVGICVFVAIQPDIGTAFIISLIAGTIIVCSGMGIKNIIKLLFFALTLVGILTPLILLKRESIFTTERISRFQGYLDPFLHQGDAGYQLINSYVAMGSGGITGLGLGQSIQKFGYLPEAHTDFIMAVIAEELGLFGVLFVIFLLAFIIFKGLLLARKCTDPFGSLLAIGISSMLAIQTFINLGGLTGLIPITGVTLPFISYGGSSIILLLLCMGILLNVSMFVNYEKNYKKETVPQTVNEPKFKNNRYSY
- a CDS encoding YhcN/YlaJ family sporulation lipoprotein: MKRLLTIIIPIAFILAGCGANQNADEGNDNRIHVKNTADDYIDRKTGQEISEHLVELASSIPNVNDATAVVLGNFAVVGIDVNAKLDRSRVESIKYSVAESLQHDPYGANAVVVADADTFERLRQMGQEIQNGRPIVGVLDELAQIVGRIIPDVPSDIIDNDNANPTEQNENQLNPKEEKKLDKEQQDQSKNHMNNRQ
- a CDS encoding peptidyl-prolyl cis-trans isomerase, with the protein product MNSIVMLEGKVDFKITLDPGVWIFDDRKVNLTTYFTSTHTVVDELEEYTKSVSKHWDREIQEGAIYPPTLKTETKYKKEQILKGTFGIPFRNFIKNAGPQEGSSSLHIETKNGEIKVPLEEAYDSILGFSKEGKPLREDGPIHFYFGDGSNQHEPIKDIIKFRIE
- a CDS encoding heme A synthase, translated to MHRMLKWFAVLTTLGMLFVLIGGALVTKTESGEGCGDSWPLCHGEFVPSNITPELLIELSHRLVSGSVGIMVLILSIWAWKAIGHIRETKFLALISFFFLVLQALIGAAAVMWGQSDAVLALHFGISLISFASVLLLTLLIFEVDKKFNAESLIINAKMKFHIVGIILYSYVVVYSGAYVRHKGASLACPDWPVCNYNQLGFPTQTHEWVQMGHRFAAGLIFIWIFIAMLRAIKYHKHQSVIYWGWIIAFTLVSLQVLSGAIVVLTRLNLFVALAHALIIACLFGVLSYLLLLTSRSKKNELSLKNSKTDKFNIS
- the pyc gene encoding pyruvate carboxylase yields the protein MGNRIQKVLVANRGEIAIRVFRACTELNIRTVAIYSKEDAGAYHRYKADEAYLIGEGKKPIDAYLDIEGIIEIAKKNKVDAIHPGYGFLSENINFAKRCEEEGITFIGPKSSHLDMFGDKVKARKQAQLANIPVIPGSDGPVSKLEDVVRFGEQVGYPIIIKASLGGGGRGMRIVRSQSSVKESYERAKSEAKAAFGNDEVYVEKLIENPKHIEVQILGDADGNIIHLYERDCSVQRRHQKVVEIAPSVSLSEELRQKICESAVSLMKNVQYINAGTVEYLVSGEEFYFIEVNPRIQVEHTITEMITGIDIVQSQIKIAEGHSLHSKEVSIPLQSDITTHGYAIQSRVTTEDPLNNFMPDTGKITVYRSGGGFGVRLDAGNGFQGAVITPYYDSLLVKLSTHALTFEQAAAKMIRNLKEFRIRGIKTNIPFLENVIKHEKFMNGEYNTSFIDSSPELFIFPESKDRGTKMLSYIGTVTVNGFPGVEQRKKPVFAKPRIPNIQYSEPIPSGTKQILDQNGADGLVSWVKDQNKVLLTDTTFRDAHQSLLATRIRTNDLAKIAEPTARMLPELFSLEMWGGATFDVAYRFLKEDPWDRLLTLREQAPNVLFQMLLRASNAVGYKNYPDNVIKEFVDNSASAGIDVFRIFDSLNWIKGMMPAIEAVRDSGKIVEATICYTGDISDSSRTKYNLHYYKELAKELEKSGAHILGIKDMAGLLKPESSYTLISALKETVNIPIHLHTHDTSGNGIMTYARAIEAGVDIVDVAISSMAGLTSQPSMNTLYYALEGTKRKPDVNIKALEQLSHYWEDVRKYYIDFESGMNSPHTEVYMHEMPGGQYSNLQQQAKAVGLSDRWDEVKEMYRRVNDMFGDIVKVTPSSKVVGDMALYMVQNNLSEDDIYNRGETLDYPDSVVELFEGYLGQPHGGFPKELQRIILKGKEPITVRPGELLEPVDFTKQKEHLFHTLGRQVTSFEIISHALYPKVFMDYHKTFDLYGDISMLDTPTFLYGMRLGEEIEVEIEKGKTLIVKLVSIGEPQADGMRIVYFELNGQPREVLVKDENIKVTAVVKQKANRDNPEHIGASMPGTVIKVLVNKGEKVSKGDHLMITEAMKMETTVQAPFAGTVKDIYVANGESIKTGDLLIEVTK
- a CDS encoding PhoH family protein: MSKIYVLDTNVLLQDPHSIFSFEDNEVVIPAVVLEEVDSKKRYMDEIGRNARHVSKLIDRMRETGKLHERIPLENGGVLRIELNHRSFHQLQEIFVEKTNDNRILAVAKNLSLEEQAKENGRSVILVSKDTLVRVKADALGLQAEDFLSDRVVEVDHIYTGELTLYLNTDLLNRFYEKGELNLSELANHPFYPNQFIVMKDALGTSSSAIGIVDHIGKKVKKLVFNHDHIWGIKSRNAQQSMAFELLLRDDIPLVTLIGKAGTGKTLLALAAGLLQTEDLGKFKKLLVARPIVPVGKDLGYLPGEKQEKLRPWMQPIFDNLEYLFNTKKPGELDAILAGMGSIEVEALTYIRGRSIPEQYIIIDEAQNLTKHEVKTILTRVGDRSKIVLMGDPEQIDHPYLDEYNNGLTYVLEKFKDQKIAGHIKLVKGERSGLAQLAADIL
- a CDS encoding pyridoxamine 5'-phosphate oxidase family protein codes for the protein MANQVELQLIQSLFDIFQRERFVTLSTVDYETGGPNVNAISWVFAPDKKRIYVAIDNRSRIVENILKNSLVVLNVTAIESNFSISGKASIKAEKMEGVPLKLALIEILINEVRDVMFYGSKISVEPEYEKTYDVTAAEKLDKQVMDAMKRYAV